The stretch of DNA AACAGCGGCCAATCTTTTATATAATGAGAATAATTTGAAATTTAAGTTTCAAGCAACGGCTTTTAAGGGCTTAGACCGCATTCATTACGAATATCGCTTGTTGGGCTTGGATAGTGCTTGGATTCAATTGCCACGAAGCACTGATTTTACTTATTTTCAGGGGTTAATACCTGGCGATTTTATATTTGAGGTGAGGGCGGTTAATGAGGATGGATTTGTTAGCGAAAAACCTGCTCGTTATGCTTTTTCTATTCAGCCACCCTATTGGCAAACCTATTGGTTTTTATTTTTAATGTACACTGGGATCGTTTTATTTGTAGGAGGGATTGCAACATTTAGATATCGAGTGTACAAAAGGGAACGAGATTTAGAAGCGTCCATGAGCCGAATGAGAATGCAAGCGTTGCAGTCACAAATGAACCCTCATTTTGTTTTTAATGCAATGAGTGCCATTCAAGATTATTGGATACAGCAAGAACCTAAAATCGCTTTGATGTATCAAGCTAAATTTGCTAAATTAATGCGTTTGATCTTTGCCTATTCTAAAGAATTAGGCATTCATATAGAAGAAGAATTAGAATTTTTAAAAATCTATGTTAGCTTAGAGCAAATTCGATTTGAAGGGCAAGTTGAGGTAATTTTTGATGTAGAGGAAACCTTGTTAAACCAAGAAATTTATTTAACTCCTTTGTTAATTCAGCCGCAATTAGAAAATTGTTTTAAGCATGGTTTGCTCCATAAAGAGGGAAAGGGAAAAATTCTAATTCAACTAAAAAAAGAGGCTAGTTATATTTATTGTGCGATTGAAGATGATGGTGTTGGACGAAAGAAAGCGGGCGAATATGCTTCTTGGAGAAAGCACTTTAAAAAGAAAGTATCTAGTCTAGATATAACAACAGAACGCTTACAAATTTTAAATGATTTATTTGGTGTTGATAAAACTAAAAAAGTATTAAAAATAAGTGATCTAGAAACAACTGATGGAAAAGCTACAGGAACTCTAGTTGAAATGTGGATTCCGCAAATAATTCTCTAGCAAATATTGCTTTGATAGCTTGTTTAGAAGCTTACCAATCAAGTTTTTTCTAAAAAGAACAGTTAACCTATTACTACACAATTTGTTAAAATAAACAACTAAATTTACAAACATTAATGGATATAATTCGATGTGTGATTGTAGAAGACGAAAAACGAACTAGAAATGTTTTAAAGACATTGCTAGAAAAATACTGTGAGGGGGTTGAGGTAGTTGCTGAAGCAGAGAATATACAGGAGGCTGTCGCAGTAATCAAAGAACACCAACCTGGATTGGTTTTTTTAGATATTGAAATGCCTAGAGAAAGCGGCTTTAGTTTGTTTAAGTACTTTCAAGAAATAGACTTTGAAGTTGTGTTTACAACTGCCTACGATCAATATGCTGTAAAAGCGATCAAATTAGCAGCGTTAGATTATCTGGTCAAACCGATTAATCTGGAAGAGTTAATGGAGACGTTGGAACGGTTTAGAACGAAGATAAAAAAGGTAGACAATAGTGCTAAACAGCATCAACTCTTAGAAGATTCTTTGCACAATAAGGGCAAACAAAAAATTGCACTTTCTTGCATTGATGGTCTAATGTTTATTGAGGTGACCGATATTGTTCGTTGCCAATCGGATAAGAGTTATACCGTTATTGTATTAGCATCAGGGCAAGAAATTTGGACGTCTAAAAATTTAGGAGAATACGAATCCATTTTGGATGAAGCGAATTTTTTTCGGGTGCATCGCTCTCATATTATTAATACCAATTATGTTACCAAATTAACAAGGGGAAAAACGCCTATATTATTGATGAAAGATGGAAGTAAAATTCCTGTTTCTTTGGCTAAAAAAGAAAAACTATTAAAAATTCTTTTGGAGTAGTTTGGGATTGAATGGCTTAAGGATCTTAAGTGTTATACGTATAAATTGTCGATCTACTTACTGAAAAAATAACGACCATTTTAAACCTTGTGAATAGAAAAGTGTCCAAGTGACCAAATACTATTGACAAGGTTTTTTTATTTAATCAAAATACCTATGACAAACGAACAAAAAATACAACATTTATATTGGCGGGCAGGTTTTGGTTTGTCTCCTGATGAATTCCAAAAAAAGAAAAAACAACCGTTGGATAAAGTCATTAAAAGCTTGTTTAAAGGAGCAAAAAAAATTACGCCCGTAAAAATACCGCATTATAATATGCCTTCGCAGGAGTCTTTCAAAAAGATGAGCAAAACGGAACGCCGTGAAAAACTCAAAGAAACGCAACAATTAACCACCGAAGTGAATTTGAATTGGGTAAGACAGATGGTTTCTGATGATTACAACTGTTTACAAGAAAAAATGACCTTATTTTGGCATGGGCATTTTGCTTGTGAGTCCAAGCGTTTTGATCATGCTGCTCGACAAATTAATACCATTCGCCAGTATGCTTTGGGCAATTTTAGAGATTTAGTACTGGCAATTTCTAAAGATGCTGCGATGATTATTTACCTGAATAATCAGCAAAATAAAAAAGACAGACCCAATGAGAATTATGCTCGTGAACTCATGGAGTTGTTTACAATTGGAAGAGGAAATTATACCGAGCAAGATATAAAAGAAGCGGCTCGTGCTTTTACGGGCTGGTTCTCTGAACGATTTACAGGGGAGTTTAAATTCACGGAGCGTCAACATGATTTTGGACAAAAAACCTTTATGGGGAGAACAGGCGATTGGAATGGGGATGATATTATTGATATTATTTTGGAGCGCAAAGAAACCGCAACCTATCTAGCTACCAAGGTTTACCGCTATTTTGTGAATGAAAAAGTGGATGAACAACGAGTCGAAATTTTAGCAACAGTTTTGTACCAATCGAATTATCATATCGAAACGATGATGCGAACCTTGTTTGAGAGCAGTTGGTTTTATGAACCTCAAAATGTAGGGGTGAAAATCAAATCACCTATTGAGTTATTGGTTGGAATGGGAAAGGTTTTGGGAATTAATTTTGGCAATAAAAAATCAGTGCTTTTTTCTCAACTGGCCTTGGGGCAGGTGCTTTTTAGACCTCCTAATGTGGCAGGTTGGCCTGGTGGAAAAACTTGGATAGATAATTCTACCTTGATGTTACGAATAAATTTTGCAGCGTTGATTTTTCAAAAAGCAGCCCTCAATTTAGAACTAAAAGATCAACCCGAAAGGGGGAAAGGAGGGCGGTTAAAAGACCTCGAAATTTCTGGAAGTATAGCCCCCATTGCCAATATATTTCAAGCAACTTCAACAACAAATCTAGGGCAGGCTCTAGGAGATTATATTTTACAGACTCGGGTGACTATTCAGGGCTCTTTTATCGAACAATTGGCAGAAAAAGAAAGCAATTATGAAGGAAAAATAACGGCTTATATCTTGGGTATTATGAGTCTGCCAGAATATCAAATGTGTTAAACGCTTCTTGTGCTCCATTGTGAGAGAACCAACATTTACTAATGCCTCTTGAAAAGAAATAATATGAAAAATATATCTCGTCGTCAATTCATTCAACGTTCCAGTTTAGCAACAGCAGGAACCATGACCTTGCCTTTGTTTTTACGGGCATTTGAGCGCCCCAATTTGTTCAATAACAATCCTAAGAAATTGGTCGTGGTTCAATTTTCGGGTGGCAATGATGGTTTGAATGCCATTGTTCCCTATTCCAATGATATTTACTATAAAAATAGACCAACCATCGCTGTAAAGGCTAGTAAAGTATTAAAAGCAACCGATGAATTGGGATTTAACCCCAAACTGAAAGTGTTGCAATCGCTTTATGATAGTGGCGATGTTTGTATCATCAATAATATTGGTTATCCCAACCCTGATCGATCGCATTTTCGATCTATGGATATTTGGCATACAGCAAGTGATTCCAATGAGTTTTTATCAACAGGTTGGCTAGGGCGTTACTTGGATAGTAACTGTGCCGATTGTTCCAATCCCCATCATGCTATTGAAATTGATGATACCCTTAGTCTGGCTCTCAAAGGGGAAGGAATGAGTGGTTTTGCGATGAAAAATCCCAATCAGTTGAGAAATACAACGCATAGTAAAATTGTTCAAGCTGTAGCTCAACATCATCACGACCACGACCACGAAGAGAATGTTGCTTATTTATACAAAACATTAACCAATACAGTTGCTTCTGCGGATTATATTTATGAAAAATCAAAGGTATACCGTTCTACAGGAACCTACCCCAAAGGAAAATTAGGAAAAGAGTTAAAACAAATTGCCGAATTGATCATCTCGGAATCCGATACACAGATTTATTATGTTACAATAGGAGGTTTTGATACGCACAACAATCAAGTAAATCAGCAGGAGCGTTTATTAGGGAGCTATTCAGAGGCGATGACAGCTTTTGTAAAGGATTTGAAGAAAAACAATAAGTGGGAAGATACCTTAGTGATGACCTTTTCAGAATTTGGGCGCAGGGTTGCCGAGAATGGCAGCAGGGGAACAGACCATGGTAAGGGAAACAACCTTTATTTGATGGGTGGGAAGCTCAAAAAGCAGGGATTTTATAATCAAGGACCTGATTTAAGTAGACTGGATCGAGGAGATGTGCAATTTTCCGTAGATTTTAGGCGAGTTTATGCTACCATTCTAAAAGATTGGTTAAAAACTAACGATCAGGCTATTTTAAAACAGCAATTCCAAAGTTTAGGTATTGTTTAATGCTACTGTTTGTTGATATTTTGCCCAAAAGGGAGCCTGAGGCCAGCGCTTTTCTAATTGGTAGAAGTGTTGGCGCATGGCTAAATATTGCTTGTAACGTTCTTTGGTGATGGATTGAAAATTAATAAATCTACTTTTGGGTTGTGTGATTTTTTGTTGTAAGGTCTGAGCGGCTGCAATGCCGTTCGACATAGATTTCATAATCCCTTGTGAGGTAATTGGGTCATAAGCAGTGGCTGCATCACCAATCGCAATCCAATGTCTACCCACCATTTTGTCCAAGCAGAAAGAGGGGGCGGGAAAACCTTTGAAGGTTTCTTTTTTTAATTGCATCTTACGAGTAGATTGGCTAATGACAGGGAGTTGATCCAATAGTTTTTGCCAAGTTTCTACCTGTTGCAATTTTCGTTGTTTTATGGTGATGGCATCGGTATACAACCCCACCAAAAACTGATGTTGTGGCAGTCGAGCAGCATACCACCAGCCATATTCAGAAGCTTCTATTTGGGTTAATTTGGAAATAGGGGTATGGATAGGATCAAATTCAAATCTTGCCGCTAAGCAAATTAAGGGCTCTGTATGGATTTTTTTGCTACCCTGTTGTAACGCAAAAAGCGAACGACTGCCTGTGGCATCAACCACCAACTGAGCTTGGATGATTTGCTCTTTGGAGTTGGAATCTTGAAGGACCAACTCAAAACCACCAGTCGTCAATTTAGAAGCTCGTTTGTACTGGGTATTTAGAAGACAATGTGTGCCTGCTTTTTGGGCTTCCCTAAATAAAAAACGATCAAACCTACTTCGATCTAGATGCCAACCATGCCCATAAGGACTCAACAAAAAGTCATTGTAGCCCCTCTTGTTATCCCCCCAATAGGAACAACTTCCATAACAAGGATCGTGTTTTTCAGCTTTAAAAGCATTCCAAATGCCCAAGTGCCTAAGAATGGTCTTGGATTCAGGGGGGATGCTTTCTCCAATTTTAAATTGGTCGTGTGCACCGCTTTCTATAATAACAACCTCCTTAATTCCTAAACGAGCAAGGGCAAGGGCACAACTACTTCCAGCAGGGCCTCCTCCTATGATGGCTATTTGATACGAATTCATGCAGTCTAATTAATCAAACAAAACGATTGATGGATATTTGTAGAAATAAACACTAGACTCTTAAAGCCTAGTGTTTTATAATTGTAGCGTATTGTTTACGCTTTTTCGTTGTTCCTAAAATGAGGACACAAACGAATGGGATCAGGGTTATCTAAAGGGGGATAGACTTTATCGGTAACGGTGTTGGGCCAAGGGAGTACTTGATTGCTCTCATCTTTATTAAATTGGCTTTCTACTTCCAAGAAGTAAGAAGGATCATAATTTTGAGGATAGCCTTCTATCGCCACTCCTTGAATAATGGTTCCTATTTTGTGCCAATTGGTTAAGATATGTCTACGCACTTGATAACGCCCAACGGACTGTGCACCCATAAATAAGCCTTGTTCTACATTCGTACCTGCCCCTCTAACAGAAAAACGCTGTCTAGGCAAAGTACCATTATTGCGCACCAAATCTTCGTAGGTATAAACGGCTACAGGACGTTGTGCTGGCCAAGACCAAAATAGGGAAGTATTGACATTGCCTGCATAAACATTGGATTTAATCACAGCATTTTCAGTGATGGTAACAATGTATTGTTCGACACAATCTTCACTGGTAGAAGGCTCTGCTTTTAGAATTAAGATTTCCAGTTGTTGGTCAAAGCTCATTTGCCCTGTGGGGGTTGGATATAAAAATACTTGCCCTCTAATGGTCTCAAGCTCGGCAATTACTGTTTTGGGCAAATAAGTATTGTTCAAAGCAATAATAGAAGCTTGGTTTAATTCATAGCTGACGGTAATGTCACCACCTGGGTTAGGAGCAGGCGTATGTGTGGCACAAGAATTATAATCGGTATGCCAAGGAATAGACATGAATTTGCATAAGTCGCCAGGCTCTACAGGGGCGGTTCTAAGAGGAACATAACCAACGCCAAGAAACGGATTATCTGTGGTGGCAGTGCTATAATCCATTATTTGTTTATTGACTCGAAAGGGACCAACAGTAGGTTTTGTCCAATTGGTATTGTATAAATTAGTGTCTCGAACAATAAAGGTTAGGTCAATTCCTGGGCTAAAACGCCCCCCCAAACAATTGGCTAGAACGGCCTTGTCTAGATATTCGCCAGGACCTAAGTTCTTTTTAGTTGCTCCTACGCATTTATTGTTCATCCATTGTTCCATAAAGAAATATTGGCTGGTAGAAACCGATAGAAAGCTTTTTTCAGAATCGCCCAGTGCAAGTGGCATCAGAGGAGAACCATTTTCTGCTTGAGCAGGAATATTAGGATTTCTAATAAAAGACAAGGCATCAAAAGGAGGCTTGTTTTCTGTTAAATTAGAAAAAGTCTGATGGGATTTAATCGCTTTATCAGGCAGATTGGTATTCCACATCTGTAAGTGCGCCGCATTTAAGGTAGGATAAACATCATCGTGAAAGTAAGGTTGATAATTAGTGTTGTATTGCCCATTTGCATAAATCGAAGGTTCTAAGCCCAATTCTTCTAGCCAAGTCATATAAACGTCGTCCCATAGAGAAACAACATTTAGGGTTTGAGGGGCATAAGCGGGGTCTGTGGCAACCACCCAAGCACTTCCTTCTATGGTATGATGTGTATTGTCGTCAAAAATTAAAACTGCATTGACAGGACCATCACCCGTGTCATCCAGCCAATTGTCATTGTTAACATCATGATCTAACACGGCATTGGGATCGGGGTCTCCATTCATATCAAAACCACAGGCTTTTCCATAGCCACCCAACACCAATAGGTGCCCATTAACTTCCGTTTGCAATTCACCAATGTAATCAATCAATTCACTGCTATCGTTATAAGCACTAGGATCGCCATCACTGGCAGGAAAAGAAACAGGATAACTATTGATCGTTTTGATTTCTCCATCTATTGGGTCCCAATAGGTAGGAACGGTTGTTTTATTGAATAAGACAGTCTCATTAGCACTTGCCTGAATGACCCTAGGACCAGCGTCTGTCATTAATTTTTGAAGTCGAGTTTTGTTGCTAGGGTCTGCTGTTCCTGCAAAATTAGGATTTCTCATTTCAGGAGTGTTGCCATTGGCATAAGCCTCAATGCCTGCTTCTGGTTCTACCCACGAATTGGCTTTTTTATTGGCCAAGTGAACCATCCAAACAATATCTGCAACCTTTTTTTGAACGCCATTGATGGTGACGGTAGAACCTATGATTACTTCCTCACCGCCACCAGAAGGGTAGCTCAAGGTATCGGGGTCTTGGTATTGATAAATTTTGAAACGAGCAGCTTGTTTTTTTAGTTTGCCAGCCGCATCTCGGATGTCATCACTACTAATTGGAGTTGCATCTGTGCCTTTTTTGATGGGTAATCCCCCAGAAAGTGCCCCTGTGGTATGTTCCCCTGCCATCGTTTGAGGCTCTATATAATAATCTTCACTGTTTCCAACTCTAGCAAAACCGATAGCTGGATGAATACGAAAATTTGTTTTTAATGTCATAATTCTATTTTTTGCTTATTCTCTAAAAAGGAATAAGAATTTGGTTGATTAATAGGGCTTATTTGGTACGATCAATACGCTTGTCTGTGGCTACAGAATCCAAATAATTTTGTAGAATGATGTGACTCGTTAGTACATTCTTACCAGCTACGGTTAACGATGGGTTAAAGGTGTTGGTGACTGCCATGCTATTGTGGCAACTGAAGCATTCGTTTTCAGAGCGAATATTTTGAGTAAAGGATTCAATAACCGTATTGGATAGGCGAGTAGAGCCTGTAATTCTTGGCGTAGGATCATTGTTGGGTGTCCAATTGGGAACTAAATCATTATTAACTTTGAACCAAATTGCGCCAACCTCCCTATAGTTTTTCCAAACAGAACCATTGGGTAATTGACGGTGTACACTTGCATTTAAAGAATCTATATTGGCATTGTTGGTACTGTCGCCAGCTCCATTTCTATATTGACGGAATATTTGGCTAACAGGAGATAGTTTTTGAGTGGCTTCGTCCAATTGAACAATTGCTTCGTTAAATTGGTTACAATCGGCTGCGGGTGTCCCTGCTTTATA from Aureispira anguillae encodes:
- a CDS encoding LytR/AlgR family response regulator transcription factor gives rise to the protein MDIIRCVIVEDEKRTRNVLKTLLEKYCEGVEVVAEAENIQEAVAVIKEHQPGLVFLDIEMPRESGFSLFKYFQEIDFEVVFTTAYDQYAVKAIKLAALDYLVKPINLEELMETLERFRTKIKKVDNSAKQHQLLEDSLHNKGKQKIALSCIDGLMFIEVTDIVRCQSDKSYTVIVLASGQEIWTSKNLGEYESILDEANFFRVHRSHIINTNYVTKLTRGKTPILLMKDGSKIPVSLAKKEKLLKILLE
- a CDS encoding DUF1800 domain-containing protein, coding for MTNEQKIQHLYWRAGFGLSPDEFQKKKKQPLDKVIKSLFKGAKKITPVKIPHYNMPSQESFKKMSKTERREKLKETQQLTTEVNLNWVRQMVSDDYNCLQEKMTLFWHGHFACESKRFDHAARQINTIRQYALGNFRDLVLAISKDAAMIIYLNNQQNKKDRPNENYARELMELFTIGRGNYTEQDIKEAARAFTGWFSERFTGEFKFTERQHDFGQKTFMGRTGDWNGDDIIDIILERKETATYLATKVYRYFVNEKVDEQRVEILATVLYQSNYHIETMMRTLFESSWFYEPQNVGVKIKSPIELLVGMGKVLGINFGNKKSVLFSQLALGQVLFRPPNVAGWPGGKTWIDNSTLMLRINFAALIFQKAALNLELKDQPERGKGGRLKDLEISGSIAPIANIFQATSTTNLGQALGDYILQTRVTIQGSFIEQLAEKESNYEGKITAYILGIMSLPEYQMC
- a CDS encoding DUF1501 domain-containing protein; its protein translation is MKNISRRQFIQRSSLATAGTMTLPLFLRAFERPNLFNNNPKKLVVVQFSGGNDGLNAIVPYSNDIYYKNRPTIAVKASKVLKATDELGFNPKLKVLQSLYDSGDVCIINNIGYPNPDRSHFRSMDIWHTASDSNEFLSTGWLGRYLDSNCADCSNPHHAIEIDDTLSLALKGEGMSGFAMKNPNQLRNTTHSKIVQAVAQHHHDHDHEENVAYLYKTLTNTVASADYIYEKSKVYRSTGTYPKGKLGKELKQIAELIISESDTQIYYVTIGGFDTHNNQVNQQERLLGSYSEAMTAFVKDLKKNNKWEDTLVMTFSEFGRRVAENGSRGTDHGKGNNLYLMGGKLKKQGFYNQGPDLSRLDRGDVQFSVDFRRVYATILKDWLKTNDQAILKQQFQSLGIV
- a CDS encoding NAD(P)/FAD-dependent oxidoreductase; this translates as MNSYQIAIIGGGPAGSSCALALARLGIKEVVIIESGAHDQFKIGESIPPESKTILRHLGIWNAFKAEKHDPCYGSCSYWGDNKRGYNDFLLSPYGHGWHLDRSRFDRFLFREAQKAGTHCLLNTQYKRASKLTTGGFELVLQDSNSKEQIIQAQLVVDATGSRSLFALQQGSKKIHTEPLICLAARFEFDPIHTPISKLTQIEASEYGWWYAARLPQHQFLVGLYTDAITIKQRKLQQVETWQKLLDQLPVISQSTRKMQLKKETFKGFPAPSFCLDKMVGRHWIAIGDAATAYDPITSQGIMKSMSNGIAAAQTLQQKITQPKSRFINFQSITKERYKQYLAMRQHFYQLEKRWPQAPFWAKYQQTVALNNT
- a CDS encoding LodA/GoxA family CTQ-dependent oxidase — its product is MTLKTNFRIHPAIGFARVGNSEDYYIEPQTMAGEHTTGALSGGLPIKKGTDATPISSDDIRDAAGKLKKQAARFKIYQYQDPDTLSYPSGGGEEVIIGSTVTINGVQKKVADIVWMVHLANKKANSWVEPEAGIEAYANGNTPEMRNPNFAGTADPSNKTRLQKLMTDAGPRVIQASANETVLFNKTTVPTYWDPIDGEIKTINSYPVSFPASDGDPSAYNDSSELIDYIGELQTEVNGHLLVLGGYGKACGFDMNGDPDPNAVLDHDVNNDNWLDDTGDGPVNAVLIFDDNTHHTIEGSAWVVATDPAYAPQTLNVVSLWDDVYMTWLEELGLEPSIYANGQYNTNYQPYFHDDVYPTLNAAHLQMWNTNLPDKAIKSHQTFSNLTENKPPFDALSFIRNPNIPAQAENGSPLMPLALGDSEKSFLSVSTSQYFFMEQWMNNKCVGATKKNLGPGEYLDKAVLANCLGGRFSPGIDLTFIVRDTNLYNTNWTKPTVGPFRVNKQIMDYSTATTDNPFLGVGYVPLRTAPVEPGDLCKFMSIPWHTDYNSCATHTPAPNPGGDITVSYELNQASIIALNNTYLPKTVIAELETIRGQVFLYPTPTGQMSFDQQLEILILKAEPSTSEDCVEQYIVTITENAVIKSNVYAGNVNTSLFWSWPAQRPVAVYTYEDLVRNNGTLPRQRFSVRGAGTNVEQGLFMGAQSVGRYQVRRHILTNWHKIGTIIQGVAIEGYPQNYDPSYFLEVESQFNKDESNQVLPWPNTVTDKVYPPLDNPDPIRLCPHFRNNEKA